The Anaerolineae bacterium genome contains a region encoding:
- a CDS encoding sortase: MHLQPRPVASRWLELPDRLFRWIGLMVLWGLALLGLGGCSGAHLTVVIGPASRPGPVTDMGVAVQSTPRLRHMTAPSLADLAPQPTPTPTSRPTLRIPAQSAPERIVAPSIQLDAPVVTVGWTTLESNGNWFSQWETASYAAGFHRDSALPGHVGNTVISGHHNIEGKVFEHLVDLEPGDLIILYADGREYRYRVEDRFILKEAGVPIEQRRQNALWIAPTRDERLTLVTCWPPDGNDYRVIVVAKPSE, encoded by the coding sequence ATGCATTTACAGCCACGTCCGGTGGCGTCGCGATGGCTGGAGCTACCAGACCGCTTATTCCGTTGGATCGGGCTAATGGTGTTATGGGGGCTGGCCCTTTTAGGGCTAGGAGGATGTTCAGGGGCTCATTTGACTGTGGTGATTGGGCCGGCGTCCCGCCCAGGGCCAGTGACGGATATGGGTGTAGCTGTGCAAAGCACACCACGCCTCCGCCACATGACTGCGCCATCACTAGCCGATCTGGCCCCGCAGCCGACACCTACGCCGACCTCTAGGCCTACGCTGCGGATACCGGCCCAATCGGCGCCGGAGCGGATTGTGGCGCCCAGCATTCAGTTGGATGCACCAGTAGTCACCGTCGGGTGGACGACCTTGGAGAGCAATGGGAACTGGTTTTCGCAGTGGGAGACGGCTTCCTATGCAGCGGGATTTCATAGGGATTCCGCTCTGCCTGGCCACGTCGGCAACACCGTGATCTCCGGACATCATAATATCGAGGGCAAGGTCTTCGAGCATCTGGTGGACCTGGAGCCGGGTGATCTGATCATCCTGTACGCAGACGGCCGAGAGTATCGCTATCGGGTCGAGGACAGGTTTATTCTGAAGGAAGCGGGTGTGCCCATCGAGCAGCGACGCCAGAACGCGCTATGGATCGCCCCCACCCGTGACGAGCGTCTGACTTTGGTCACTTGCTGGCCTCCCGATGGGAACGATTACCGCGTGATCGTGGTGGCCAAGCCGAGCGAGTAA
- a CDS encoding DUF4350 domain-containing protein, with product MKPRVALIGFLLGMHILAISAVGIKAVTPVLDGDGITLSVRPHFGGYFKYGEWLPLRVLVTNAGNDLRAELRAAVQSGNVYTIYAVPVPLPSGARKELTLYVLLPSFAHRVTIDLIADDRVIASTQTNVYALRNIIYVVGVIASDPTPYKGMVGMDLDEGRRQVEVVPFPLADLPERAEALRTFDALIIADSDTNSLSSAQADALRTWVSYGGHLILAGGPGAERTLAGLPVELKPTGLRLVTLGELTTLAEFARIAPLSWSEEIVASLPASSFGRSLVSQDGQALISERRLGKGRIHYLAFDPALSPFVAWAGMRAVWTTLFTRSSAYPPNLPPDASEAQVMAQRLAYTVTNLPALDLPSIHWLMILLGLYIVLIGPANYLVLRHWRRLDWAWLSIPALTVAFAGVSFGIGYGLRGSEVILNQISIVQKTGLESPAQIRSYVGVFSPSRRAYTLKVSGGALVSPLSSEPERFGGPFEPTHMSIVEGDPTVVRDLAINQWAMQGFQIERTARPGEWEITAELQYDGTQVKGILRNGSSYSLTDLVAVMGSRYAHLGDVPPGGHLDIAADLEGGDAMGPPFPYALFEKLWQPGDTAPPRNLVLKQSLLSGIFEGPFGPYPPAGFTLIAWLDRSPITVALVDDEAHCPAPCLRKVFSWPRTVGHHQTTLLVFTLPLDLSGQAVTIPPGMIVPRLIESQNEANLCGPGGRVYIGPTGRATLEYLLPSELLDMTITEMTLSVSLAVDSSAGLPIAALYDWEAGSWVKQEGLQRGNNVIERPERFVHSGNGALRLQLSGEGFHGSDCILYDFSFKAIRDERP from the coding sequence ATGAAACCAAGAGTTGCTCTCATAGGATTCCTGCTTGGAATGCATATCCTAGCGATTTCAGCCGTAGGGATAAAGGCAGTAACCCCGGTGCTTGATGGCGATGGCATCACCCTCTCCGTTCGCCCGCACTTCGGCGGCTACTTTAAATACGGCGAGTGGTTGCCTTTGCGTGTGCTCGTCACCAATGCCGGCAACGATCTCCGCGCCGAGCTGCGCGCCGCCGTTCAGAGCGGCAACGTCTACACCATCTACGCAGTGCCTGTACCCTTGCCCAGTGGTGCTCGTAAAGAGCTCACCCTGTACGTCCTGCTTCCCTCGTTCGCCCACCGCGTGACCATAGACTTGATCGCTGACGATCGGGTGATCGCTAGCACTCAGACGAACGTGTATGCCCTTCGTAACATCATCTACGTGGTCGGCGTGATCGCCTCCGATCCCACCCCGTACAAAGGGATGGTCGGTATGGACCTCGACGAGGGACGACGTCAGGTCGAGGTGGTACCCTTCCCGCTGGCCGATCTGCCCGAACGCGCTGAGGCGTTGCGCACATTCGATGCGCTGATCATCGCCGACAGTGATACGAATTCCCTCTCATCCGCGCAGGCGGATGCCCTGCGAACGTGGGTGAGCTACGGGGGTCATCTGATCCTAGCCGGCGGCCCCGGCGCTGAGCGAACCTTAGCCGGCCTGCCCGTTGAGCTCAAGCCGACCGGACTCCGTCTCGTCACCCTCGGCGAGCTCACCACACTAGCTGAGTTCGCTCGCATAGCGCCCCTCAGCTGGAGCGAAGAAATCGTAGCCTCTCTTCCAGCTTCCTCTTTTGGCCGCAGCTTAGTCTCCCAGGATGGTCAGGCGCTCATTTCCGAAAGGCGGCTAGGCAAGGGACGGATCCATTACCTGGCCTTCGATCCTGCGCTGAGTCCCTTTGTGGCCTGGGCCGGCATGCGCGCCGTTTGGACGACCTTGTTCACCCGGAGCTCAGCCTACCCGCCGAACTTGCCGCCGGACGCGTCGGAAGCCCAGGTGATGGCTCAACGGTTGGCCTATACAGTGACGAACCTGCCCGCGCTGGATCTCCCCTCGATCCACTGGCTGATGATCCTGCTGGGCCTTTACATCGTCCTGATCGGCCCGGCTAACTACCTTGTGCTGCGGCATTGGCGCCGGCTAGATTGGGCTTGGCTGAGCATTCCGGCGTTGACTGTAGCCTTCGCTGGTGTATCGTTCGGGATTGGGTATGGTCTGCGCGGCAGCGAGGTCATCCTAAACCAGATCTCCATCGTGCAAAAGACGGGTTTGGAGTCTCCTGCTCAGATCCGCAGTTATGTGGGCGTCTTCTCCCCCTCGCGCCGTGCTTATACTCTAAAAGTAAGCGGTGGCGCGCTGGTTTCACCGCTGAGCAGCGAACCGGAGCGGTTTGGTGGGCCCTTCGAGCCGACCCATATGAGCATTGTTGAAGGCGATCCAACGGTGGTGCGTGACCTGGCTATCAACCAGTGGGCGATGCAGGGATTCCAGATCGAGCGCACTGCCCGGCCTGGGGAATGGGAAATCACAGCCGAGCTGCAGTATGATGGTACCCAAGTCAAGGGCATATTGCGCAACGGCTCCTCCTACAGCCTAACTGATCTTGTGGCTGTGATGGGCAGCCGCTACGCCCACCTGGGCGATGTGCCCCCCGGGGGCCACCTAGACATCGCCGCCGATCTAGAGGGGGGTGATGCCATGGGGCCGCCGTTCCCCTATGCGCTGTTCGAAAAGCTGTGGCAGCCAGGCGACACCGCCCCACCTCGCAACCTGGTGCTCAAGCAGAGCTTGCTGAGCGGCATCTTCGAGGGGCCCTTTGGCCCTTATCCGCCGGCGGGATTCACCTTGATCGCCTGGCTGGATCGGAGCCCCATCACCGTGGCGCTGGTGGATGACGAGGCACATTGCCCGGCACCATGTCTTCGAAAAGTCTTCTCCTGGCCGAGGACAGTAGGGCACCACCAGACGACTCTGCTAGTGTTCACGCTGCCGCTAGATCTGAGCGGACAAGCAGTCACCATTCCGCCGGGGATGATCGTGCCTCGGCTGATCGAATCGCAAAATGAAGCCAACCTTTGCGGGCCGGGTGGGCGGGTGTACATCGGCCCTACCGGCAGGGCTACGTTGGAATACCTGTTGCCGTCGGAGCTGTTGGACATGACCATCACCGAGATGACGCTCTCGGTCTCCCTCGCCGTGGATTCGTCGGCAGGGCTTCCCATCGCCGCTTTGTACGACTGGGAGGCCGGGTCTTGGGTGAAACAGGAGGGCCTCCAACGCGGTAACAATGTTATCGAACGACCAGAGCGGTTCGTTCATTCTGGTAACGGAGCCCTCCGATTGCAGCTCAGCGGCGAGGGTTTCCATGGTAGCGATTGCATCTTGTACGACTTCAGCTTCAAAGCGATCAGGGACGAAAGGCCATGA
- a CDS encoding ABC-2 family transporter protein: MTHLRLLWLYFRLGVLSELEYRANFFVQLFQSAIGLGTALAGLAIVFAHTETLGGWRPEELLALLGVYFLVGGVINLVIRPSMERFMEDVRRGTLDFTLTKPEDAQLLVSVQQIQIWKLIDVALGIGTLAVALARLGAVLGLWHALAFALALLAGGVIVYSFWLILATCSFWFVRVENILVIFQSMYEAGRWPVGIYPPWLRVALTFVVPVAFATTVPAEALAGRLTWQTLLGTVTLAIALLLGSRWFWRVGVRRYSGASA, encoded by the coding sequence GTGACTCATTTACGGCTTCTGTGGCTGTACTTTCGGTTAGGCGTCCTGAGCGAGTTGGAATATCGGGCGAATTTCTTCGTGCAGCTGTTCCAGTCGGCCATAGGGCTAGGGACAGCGTTAGCCGGATTAGCGATAGTCTTCGCTCACACAGAGACGCTGGGCGGCTGGCGGCCTGAAGAGCTGTTGGCCCTGTTGGGCGTCTACTTCCTCGTGGGCGGCGTCATTAACCTGGTGATCCGTCCCAGCATGGAACGATTTATGGAAGACGTGCGACGGGGGACCCTCGACTTCACGCTCACCAAGCCGGAGGACGCCCAACTGTTAGTGAGCGTGCAGCAGATCCAGATCTGGAAGCTGATAGACGTGGCATTGGGCATCGGCACATTGGCCGTAGCGTTGGCGAGGCTGGGAGCTGTCCTTGGGCTCTGGCATGCCCTCGCTTTCGCTCTGGCGTTGTTGGCTGGTGGGGTGATCGTCTACAGCTTCTGGCTGATCCTGGCCACCTGCTCGTTCTGGTTTGTTCGGGTGGAGAACATCCTAGTGATCTTCCAGAGCATGTACGAGGCGGGGCGCTGGCCCGTGGGCATCTATCCGCCCTGGTTGCGTGTTGCCCTGACGTTCGTCGTGCCGGTCGCCTTTGCCACCACCGTGCCGGCTGAGGCGCTGGCTGGCCGCCTGACATGGCAGACGCTGCTTGGTACAGTCACTCTGGCGATCGCTTTGCTGCTAGGCTCGCGCTGGTTCTGGCGCGTCGGCGTACGGCGTTACTCTGGGGCCTCCGCTTAG
- a CDS encoding ATP-binding protein gives MRWLKFYSRPMANSVEQEWAYLKGEEFGKLCAFFVIVGILPIGLDQRLLEPYQVGALGLCFLATAACGYGLSRLDLRLGIAGLIAGAMATMVLAMWWWSGPGATSLLLLPVALAVFTLGPRASAIISLIAVWLLWARPLGVLPSAMLSEAIAVSFTIGAVWTLGWIVESHRQVIFSQLFCYFQRAQRLLEEARDQRLALKQVNQDLAEAYLHLAKLNELVRASRLEAEAARQAKEQFVANVSHELRTPLNMIIGFTEMILNSPRTYGTPLPKALLSDIRIIHRNSQHLSQLINDVLDLSQIEAGQLSLSREWTDINAIVREAVEAVEPLYRAKGLNLEVDVPTALPQVYCDRLRIRQILLNLLSNAGRFTTAGGVKVTAYVDRSYLVLGVADTGPGIPREKQQKIFEPFQQLDASTRRQHGGSGLGLSISKRLVELHGGKMWLESEVGQGSTFYFSLPLNPMESEIPEAARWVNPYTAREWRTRARVAELPKPEPHILIMEREDVLRHQIHVYLGNAQVKSVSDFQELREEIASDPPQVVLINDRQVMENRGLMQSLVAFPERVPVVSCYIPGKREACERLNVIEYLVKPITREALLAVTHRVVPPEGCVLIVEDDQEMARLIARQLQSAREGYYILRATNGAQALKMMRERQPDAVFLDLGLPDQDGYEVLREKDADPAIRPIPVVIISARDPLGQPVVTSRLRVELAGGLSVRDVILCTAAISQTLSPFKRS, from the coding sequence ATGAGGTGGTTGAAGTTTTACAGCCGTCCAATGGCCAATTCTGTTGAGCAAGAGTGGGCGTATCTAAAAGGCGAAGAATTTGGGAAGCTCTGCGCCTTCTTCGTCATCGTTGGGATTCTGCCTATCGGGTTAGACCAACGGCTATTGGAGCCATATCAAGTCGGTGCGTTGGGATTGTGCTTTCTAGCGACGGCGGCCTGTGGCTATGGACTCTCCCGGTTAGATCTGCGCTTGGGCATTGCCGGCCTGATCGCCGGCGCTATGGCGACTATGGTGCTGGCGATGTGGTGGTGGTCCGGCCCAGGCGCGACCTCCCTGCTTCTATTGCCGGTGGCCCTCGCCGTCTTTACCCTGGGGCCTCGAGCAAGCGCAATCATCTCCCTCATAGCTGTGTGGCTCCTGTGGGCGCGGCCGCTGGGAGTGCTTCCCTCGGCTATGCTCAGTGAGGCGATCGCTGTATCCTTTACGATCGGCGCGGTGTGGACGCTGGGGTGGATCGTTGAGTCTCACCGACAGGTGATATTCAGTCAACTGTTCTGCTATTTCCAGCGCGCGCAGAGGCTGTTGGAGGAGGCCCGGGACCAACGCCTGGCTTTAAAACAGGTCAACCAGGACTTGGCCGAAGCTTATTTGCATCTGGCTAAACTAAACGAGTTAGTGCGAGCCAGTCGGCTGGAGGCTGAGGCGGCCCGTCAGGCCAAGGAGCAGTTCGTAGCTAACGTCAGCCATGAGCTGCGCACGCCTCTCAACATGATCATCGGCTTCACCGAGATGATCCTAAACTCGCCCAGGACGTATGGCACTCCGCTTCCCAAAGCCCTTCTCTCCGACATCCGGATCATCCATCGTAACAGCCAGCACCTCTCTCAGTTAATCAACGATGTCCTTGACCTCAGCCAGATTGAGGCCGGCCAGTTGAGCCTAAGCCGCGAGTGGACGGATATAAACGCGATCGTCCGCGAGGCGGTGGAAGCTGTCGAGCCGCTATACCGAGCGAAGGGGCTGAACTTGGAGGTGGATGTCCCAACGGCGTTGCCCCAAGTGTATTGTGATCGTCTGCGCATCCGCCAAATTTTGCTCAACCTCCTTAGCAACGCTGGGCGCTTCACCACAGCTGGCGGAGTCAAGGTCACGGCCTATGTAGATCGAAGTTATCTGGTGTTGGGCGTAGCTGACACGGGGCCTGGCATCCCGAGAGAGAAACAGCAAAAGATCTTCGAGCCGTTCCAGCAGTTAGATGCCTCAACCCGCCGGCAACATGGCGGCAGCGGTCTTGGCTTAAGTATCAGCAAGCGGCTGGTGGAGTTGCACGGTGGTAAGATGTGGCTGGAGAGCGAAGTGGGCCAGGGGAGCACTTTTTACTTTTCCCTCCCTCTGAACCCAATGGAATCGGAGATCCCCGAGGCAGCCCGTTGGGTCAACCCCTACACAGCGCGCGAGTGGCGCACCCGCGCCCGTGTGGCTGAGCTGCCCAAACCTGAGCCTCACATCTTGATCATGGAACGCGAGGACGTGCTTCGCCATCAGATTCATGTCTACCTAGGCAACGCTCAGGTGAAAAGCGTGAGCGACTTCCAGGAACTCCGGGAGGAAATCGCCTCGGACCCGCCGCAGGTGGTGCTGATCAATGATCGGCAGGTGATGGAGAACCGGGGATTGATGCAAAGCCTCGTCGCTTTTCCAGAACGGGTGCCGGTGGTGAGCTGTTATATCCCGGGCAAACGAGAAGCCTGCGAGCGGCTGAACGTGATTGAGTATCTGGTGAAGCCCATTACCCGAGAAGCACTCCTCGCTGTTACCCACCGCGTGGTGCCGCCCGAAGGATGTGTTCTAATCGTGGAGGATGATCAGGAGATGGCTCGCCTGATCGCTCGACAGCTCCAATCTGCCCGGGAAGGCTATTACATCCTGCGGGCGACCAATGGCGCCCAGGCGCTGAAGATGATGCGAGAGCGCCAACCTGATGCTGTTTTTCTAGACCTAGGGCTTCCCGATCAGGACGGTTATGAGGTCCTCCGCGAGAAGGATGCCGATCCAGCGATCCGGCCCATCCCCGTCGTGATCATCTCCGCCCGTGATCCGCTGGGGCAACCGGTGGTGACGAGTCGGCTTCGGGTTGAGCTGGCCGGTGGGCTGTCCGTTCGCGATGTGATTCTATGCACCGCCGCTATTAGTCAAACTCTCTCGCCGTTCAAAAGGTCTTAG
- a CDS encoding ArsR family transcriptional regulator, producing the protein MQTIRKRILEILKERGGASVSELAAELGMAPVSVRHHLDILQGQGLVTIPRVRRRRTVGRPQQVYTLTEAAIDQFPNNFRALTSVVLDEIKGVVSPDELREIFQRIARRTAEEAPPLKEGQTLEERLTEVVEFLNKKGYLPRWERSEEGDYLLHIFNCPYAGVSEAHPELCQMDATLAQILLGATPERLCHIAAGDLRCTYRIVARTNGSDDQG; encoded by the coding sequence GTGCAAACTATTCGTAAGCGGATCCTAGAGATCTTAAAAGAGCGAGGTGGGGCATCCGTGTCGGAGTTGGCTGCGGAGCTCGGCATGGCTCCCGTCTCGGTGCGCCATCATCTCGACATCCTGCAAGGGCAAGGGCTGGTGACCATTCCTCGAGTGCGCCGGCGGCGGACGGTGGGGCGCCCGCAACAGGTGTACACGCTAACGGAGGCTGCAATTGATCAGTTTCCCAATAACTTCCGCGCCTTGACAAGCGTGGTCCTGGACGAGATCAAAGGGGTAGTCTCGCCAGACGAACTCAGGGAGATCTTTCAACGGATCGCACGACGCACGGCCGAGGAGGCGCCGCCGCTGAAAGAGGGGCAGACGCTGGAGGAGCGCCTAACGGAAGTCGTGGAGTTTCTGAACAAAAAAGGCTACTTGCCTCGCTGGGAGCGAAGTGAGGAGGGCGATTACCTCCTGCACATCTTTAACTGTCCTTACGCTGGCGTGTCTGAAGCGCATCCCGAGCTATGCCAGATGGACGCCACTCTGGCTCAAATCCTCCTCGGGGCCACCCCGGAACGGCTATGCCATATAGCGGCTGGCGACTTGCGGTGCACCTATCGGATTGTGGCGCGCACGAATGGCAGCGATGATCAGGGTTGA
- a CDS encoding helix-turn-helix domain-containing protein — protein sequence MTDREGKVPLIKTLARWPVLGRHWRRIRFDFGAMGLAPEPHPGAISHQDVTRLAQRLADVSRRLEELDSAQTELFLQVRDLHARIAEALPSLAQLEHQINEVNASLAAMRQEVAEAGPSQILADRWISVREAARLLGVSPGTVRRYIAQGFLKAGRLPTRRGWRLLRSEVERLLSAATEVSRP from the coding sequence ATGACGGACAGGGAAGGCAAGGTGCCCCTCATCAAGACGCTGGCGCGATGGCCAGTGCTTGGCCGTCACTGGCGCCGGATCCGATTCGATTTTGGGGCAATGGGGCTGGCGCCGGAGCCTCACCCTGGGGCGATAAGCCACCAAGATGTCACGCGCTTGGCTCAGCGTCTGGCCGATGTGAGTCGCCGCTTAGAAGAATTAGATTCGGCTCAAACCGAGCTGTTCCTGCAGGTGCGTGATCTGCATGCCCGTATAGCCGAGGCCTTGCCTTCCCTAGCCCAGCTCGAACACCAAATCAACGAGGTCAATGCTTCACTAGCCGCAATGCGGCAAGAGGTGGCCGAGGCCGGCCCGTCGCAGATCCTGGCCGACAGATGGATTAGCGTCAGAGAGGCGGCTCGCCTTCTAGGCGTGAGCCCTGGAACCGTGCGGCGGTACATCGCCCAAGGCTTCTTAAAGGCTGGGCGGCTCCCCACCCGTCGCGGGTGGCGTCTGCTTCGCTCCGAAGTCGAACGATTGCTGTCGGCAGCCACAGAGGTATCCCGCCCGTGA
- a CDS encoding ABC transporter ATP-binding protein, which produces MSEFAIETRGLTKRYGRVTAVDHLDLRVPRGALFGFIGPNGAGKTTTLRLLAGLLDPDEGEIWIAGRRMDDDPRELRRLIGYMPDFFGVYEEMRVWEYLDFYARCYEVPATRRAAIVDELLALVGLLDKRDDDVNTLSRGMQQRLCLARALVHDPQILLLDEPASGLDPRARVEMRELLRELARIGKTIVVSSHILAELAEMCTQIGIIERGRLIASGDRESIRRQMEGERLLHICMLGDPDAALARLDGYPGVGQAVLIPQENHRVLIEVSFSGDDQAVAKLLAHLVAGEIPVVSFQEVGNDLEELFLRLTEAS; this is translated from the coding sequence ATGAGCGAGTTCGCGATCGAGACCAGAGGGCTGACCAAGCGATACGGCAGAGTGACAGCCGTGGATCATCTCGATCTGCGGGTGCCCAGGGGGGCGCTCTTCGGGTTCATCGGCCCCAACGGCGCTGGGAAAACGACGACGCTGCGCTTACTGGCCGGGCTGCTAGATCCAGACGAAGGGGAAATCTGGATCGCTGGCAGACGCATGGATGACGATCCGCGCGAGTTACGTCGCCTCATCGGCTACATGCCGGATTTCTTTGGCGTTTACGAGGAAATGCGGGTCTGGGAATACCTCGACTTCTATGCCCGCTGTTATGAGGTGCCGGCCACACGGCGTGCAGCGATCGTAGATGAGCTGCTCGCCTTGGTGGGCTTGCTGGACAAGCGAGATGACGACGTGAACACCCTCTCACGTGGCATGCAGCAGCGCCTGTGCTTGGCCCGCGCGCTGGTACACGACCCGCAGATTCTGCTCCTAGACGAGCCGGCCTCCGGTTTGGATCCACGAGCTCGCGTGGAGATGCGCGAGCTGTTGCGGGAGCTCGCCCGAATAGGCAAGACCATCGTCGTCAGTTCTCACATCTTGGCTGAGTTGGCGGAGATGTGCACTCAGATTGGCATCATCGAGCGCGGCCGACTTATTGCCAGCGGCGATAGGGAGAGCATTCGTCGCCAGATGGAAGGAGAACGGTTGCTCCACATCTGTATGCTGGGCGATCCGGATGCAGCTCTCGCCCGCTTGGATGGATACCCAGGCGTCGGTCAGGCGGTCCTCATCCCGCAAGAGAACCATCGTGTCCTTATCGAGGTCTCTTTCAGCGGAGACGACCAGGCTGTGGCGAAGCTATTGGCGCATCTGGTCGCCGGGGAGATCCCCGTTGTCAGCTTTCAGGAGGTGGGGAACGATCTGGAAGAGCTTTTCCTACGGTTAACGGAGGCTTCATAA
- a CDS encoding ABC transporter permease yields MRVNPILVKELRSRMRGPRAFVILTLFLLLLGAFAYGLYDMLTFSWIFSSGGPPLGAVVGYSVFTGLALFELTLVCIITPALTANAISSEVERRTLDMLLATPLSSAAILWGKLISALSYVFLLILAAVPMASIVFIFGGVTLTDILRALGILVICALTLGILGLFFSTWLRRGGRATVASYIILLLLALGTYFLYIVVGIVRNATPPRAILLLNPVAAMASALSEDMRWGMFMPVTSPFVPLVWTLSGNPMDSPQALKGNGPGLRPLWHYTAGLYAVIALGLYLASVQMLKPSQRWRLRRAEILKLMVLLLALIGIGYALYGPPSYARFGSFTVTTPTPMPLMMAPAVPERVSLKPAPTPISTLVVETTPDVNHDQ; encoded by the coding sequence ATGCGTGTCAATCCCATCCTCGTCAAGGAGCTGCGCTCTCGCATGCGCGGGCCGCGAGCGTTTGTCATCCTAACGTTGTTTCTGCTCCTGCTGGGTGCGTTCGCTTATGGGCTCTACGACATGCTCACGTTCAGCTGGATTTTCTCCAGCGGCGGGCCTCCATTGGGTGCAGTGGTGGGCTACTCTGTCTTCACCGGTTTGGCTTTGTTCGAGCTGACCCTGGTCTGCATCATCACGCCAGCGCTCACGGCTAACGCGATCAGCAGCGAGGTGGAGCGGAGGACGTTGGATATGCTGTTGGCCACACCGCTCTCTTCGGCAGCTATCTTGTGGGGCAAGCTGATCTCAGCGCTCAGCTACGTCTTCTTGCTCATCCTTGCCGCAGTGCCGATGGCGAGTATTGTCTTCATCTTCGGCGGTGTGACCCTCACCGACATCCTGCGGGCGCTGGGGATTCTGGTGATATGCGCCCTTACCTTGGGAATCTTGGGGTTGTTTTTCTCCACCTGGCTGCGACGCGGCGGCCGTGCCACTGTAGCAAGCTACATAATCTTGTTGCTGCTGGCGTTGGGCACCTATTTTTTGTACATCGTAGTCGGTATAGTGCGCAATGCCACTCCACCGCGCGCAATCCTTCTCCTAAACCCTGTGGCGGCAATGGCGTCAGCTCTCAGCGAGGACATGCGCTGGGGGATGTTTATGCCGGTGACCTCGCCCTTTGTGCCGCTTGTATGGACGCTCAGTGGCAATCCGATGGATTCGCCCCAGGCCCTTAAAGGCAACGGACCAGGTTTGCGTCCCCTCTGGCATTACACGGCAGGCCTATACGCGGTCATCGCCCTCGGACTGTACTTGGCCAGCGTGCAGATGCTGAAGCCCAGTCAGCGTTGGCGCCTCCGTCGCGCTGAGATTCTAAAGCTGATGGTGCTGTTGTTGGCTCTGATTGGCATTGGCTATGCGCTGTATGGCCCGCCCAGCTATGCTCGTTTCGGCTCCTTCACGGTCACCACGCCGACGCCGATGCCTCTCATGATGGCACCAGCGGTCCCCGAACGCGTGAGCCTCAAGCCAGCTCCTACTCCTATTTCTACCCTTGTTGTGGAGACAACTCCGGACGTGAACCATGATCAATGA